The Acidobacteriota bacterium region CGAGAACGATGACGGCGGCAGGCACCCATGAATCGGCGCGGCCGGCTGCAGGAAGGTACTGCGAAGGGCAGTCGTCGATGAAGTGCGCGGAGAATCCGGCCACCCACGGCACCCAGCGGTAAACGGGCAGCTCGCGGTTGCCGGCAAAGACGGAATTGCGGAGTCCGCTGGAGTTCGCCGCTGCCGGGCCAAATAGCGCTGGCTGGGTGGTGCCCATGTGTTCTTAGGCTGTCAGGGAACGGCGGGGGCAGGGGTGCTACTCTTTTCTTTCATATGGGCTTGCGCGTCAAAAGGGTCGGCCTCATTGTGGTGGCGCTGCTGGTGACGGTGGCGCTGCGGGCGCAGGCGGTTCCTGCTGCCAGCAGTCTCAAGCCGCAAGGGCTCGTCAACGACTACGCACATGTGCTCAGCCCCGATGCGGCGTCCCAGCTCGAGCAGGCGGCCGAGGCTCTGAACCAGGCGCTCAAGGTTCAGGTGGCCATGGTGACGGTCACAACCACCGGGCAGACCGACATTTTCGACTACTCCTATGCGCTCGCCCAGCATTGGGGCGTGGGCGCGAAAGTTGCCGCCAATGGCCAGGATAAGGACACCGGCCTGCTGATCTTGCTGGCGGTCAACGACCGGAAATATTTCACCCAGGTGGGTTACGGGTTGGAACCCTACATCACCGATGCTGATGTCGGCACCTGGATGCGCGACCTGACGCCTGAGCTGCGGGCGGGCCGCTACGGCGCCGTCTTCGCGGGCATGCTGCAGCAGATCGAGACGACGCTGGCGGCGCGCATGCCGGGCGCGGCCAAGCAGCTACAGGCCATGAGTGCCCAAGGCCAACTGCCCAGCCGCAGCCTGCGCGATGCGCGCGGGGGGCCGTCGCCCGCGGGCCAATTGGGCTTCATCGTCTTTTTAATCGTTATCTGGATCATCGGTGCGTTCGCCATGCGCGGCCGCGGTGGCGGCTGCTTCTGGCCGCTGGTGTTTTTCAGCATGATGAACGGCGGCTTTGGCGGCGGCAATCGCGGCGGCTGGGGCGGCGGTTTCGGCGGTGGTGGCGGAGGAGGCTTCGGCGGTTTCGGCGGCGGCGGTTTTGGCGGCGGCGGAGCGGGCGGGAGTTGGTGAAGAAGGGTGGTCAGCGTGTCAGCTAATCAGCTTGCGAGGTGGGCGGATCGGAATAGGCCATGGGAAAGATAGATACTGAGCAGGCGCTGGAAAAGATCACGGCTTGGCTGCGCGAGATCTACGGCGCGCGGTTGCAGTTACTGATTGCCTATGGTTCGGCCGCGGGCGGCAATCACCAGAGCAAACACAGCGGCATCAATCTGCTTGCGATTTTGGACCGCCTGGATGCGTCTACGCTGGACGTCGGCGCGCCGGCGGCGAAGTGGTGGAAAGACCAGGGCCACCCGCCGCTGGTGATGTGGGCGCGCGACGAATGGAACGATTCCGCCGACGTCTTTCCCATCGAATTTTCCGACATTGCCGCGCATCACCGCGTTCTGCATGGTGAGGACCTATTTGGCAACATCCCCAAGTATCCTGAGCTGCATCGCTTGCAGGTGGAGCACGACCTGCGCGCCAGCATATTGCGCTTGCGCGGCGCGTATATGGTGCACGGCCGCGACGCCAAGGCTCTGGAGGCGACTCTGCTCGACTCGGTCAGCAGTTTTCTGACCCTGTTCCGGCACGCGCTGACGGCTCTCGGGGAGCCGTGGGAGGTCGACAAGCGCAAGGTGCTGGCGGCGGCGGCCCAGCGCTTTCAATTTGCTGCCGCGCCGCTGGAGGAGGTGCTGCAAGCACGGCAATCCGGCGGACGGCTCCAGGGTGGTAAGCTGGAGCCATTGCGGCAACTGTTTGCCCAATATCTCGCTATCATGATGCAAGTGGAGCGCGCGCTGGAGGCCAGCCAACCATAATGCCAAGCCATCGTACACAAGGTGCAGCCAAGCCATGGCTGATCGCGGTGATCGTGATCGTGCTTGTCGTTCTCGGTTTCGCCACCAGCTTTACCGGCCGCTACAACAACATGGTGAAGATGCGCGAGGCTGTCAAGCAGAGCTGGTCGGAAGTGGATGTGAACATCCAGCGCCGCGCCGACCTGATCCCTAATCTGGTCAATACGGTCAAAGGGTTTGCCAAGCAGGAGCAGACGGTCATTGGCGAAGTCACCACGGCTCGTGCCGAGCTGGGCGGAGCGCGCACGCCGCAGCAAGAGATGAAGGCCAACAACCATTTGGATGGTGCGCTCAGCCGGCTGTTGTTGATCGTCGAGAACTACCCCGACCTGAAGAGTAATCAGAACTTTCTGGCGTTGCAGGACGAGCTGACGGGAACGGAAAACCGCATTGCCGTCTCGCGCCGGCAGTACAACCTGGCGATTCAGCAATACGATGCTTACATTCAGACCTTCCCCAACAACATCATCGCCCATTGGGGGGGGATGAACTACAACGACGCCTACTTCGAGACCGCGCCGGCGAACCGCAAAGCGCCGCCGAAAGTCAGTTTCAACTGAAACAAAGTGCCTGACGACCGCAACTTGATGCCGCCGCTCGGGTTACCGTTGCCGGGGGATGGCGTGCTCAGCAGCGGCGCAGCGGTTCTGGATGGAGCAGTAGCGGCGATTGACGTCGATACGGCGCTGATGCTGCGCTTTCAGGCCGGTGAAGACGTCTGTTTTGAAGAGCTGGTGACGCGCTTCCGGCGCCCGCTGATGGGCTATATCTATCGCATGGTGCACGACGCCGCCGCCA contains the following coding sequences:
- a CDS encoding TPM domain-containing protein: MGLRVKRVGLIVVALLVTVALRAQAVPAASSLKPQGLVNDYAHVLSPDAASQLEQAAEALNQALKVQVAMVTVTTTGQTDIFDYSYALAQHWGVGAKVAANGQDKDTGLLILLAVNDRKYFTQVGYGLEPYITDADVGTWMRDLTPELRAGRYGAVFAGMLQQIETTLAARMPGAAKQLQAMSAQGQLPSRSLRDARGGPSPAGQLGFIVFLIVIWIIGAFAMRGRGGGCFWPLVFFSMMNGGFGGGNRGGWGGGFGGGGGGGFGGFGGGGFGGGGAGGSW
- a CDS encoding LemA family protein, translated to MPSHRTQGAAKPWLIAVIVIVLVVLGFATSFTGRYNNMVKMREAVKQSWSEVDVNIQRRADLIPNLVNTVKGFAKQEQTVIGEVTTARAELGGARTPQQEMKANNHLDGALSRLLLIVENYPDLKSNQNFLALQDELTGTENRIAVSRRQYNLAIQQYDAYIQTFPNNIIAHWGGMNYNDAYFETAPANRKAPPKVSFN